In Ignavibacteriales bacterium, the sequence GGTTTTCTTTTCATCAATCCTTTATACCCTTCAAGCGCAACTGTGTGTGAATCCATCGAGAGCAGATCGCCAAAGATTTTTTCATTTACAAAACCAGCTCTCTTTCCAAAGCCGGTAGCTGTCGGTCCGGGGCAAAATGCTGTAGCCGTTACACCTGTTCCCTTCAATTCTTCCGACAGTGCTTCTGAGAAACTTAACACATAAGCTTTTGATGCGTAGTATGTCGCCATCATCGGACCAGGTTGAAAGGCGGCTGTTGATGCCATGTTTAATATTTTTCCACGTCTTCGCTCGATCATTCCTGGCAAGAAAAGCCGCGTGAGATGTGTCAGTGCTGTGATGTTCACCTGAATCATTCCGAGGACATCTGTAAGTTCCATTTGGGAAAACTCGCCGCGCCACCCGAAGCCAGCATTGTTGACAAGCACATCAATGTTTCCACCTTCACTTTGAAGTACCTCAAAAATTTCTTCCGGCGTTGAAGAAATAGACAAATCTTTTGCGTAGTATTTTACCTGCACACCGTATGTTTGCTGCAGATCTTCTGCAATGTATTTAAGTTTGTCATGACTGCGCGCAACAAGGGCAAGATCATGACTTTCCCTTGCAAAAATTTTTGCAAGTTCCAATCCAATGCCGTTTGAGGCGCCGGTAATAAGTGCGATGGGATTTGTTTTCATTAACTTTTATTTTCTAACAATTGCTTTTTACTCGTTTACTTGCTACTTGATATACATTTCTATTATCCGTTCAATCGCTGCAGCGCAGACAGGATCAAAATCCACCGGGTTGAATGTAAACATCTTGCAGTCTATTGCAGGGCGATACATATCTTTTGACGTGTACCCCGAACCCTCAAACGCACCTACAATGCCAATCCATTTGGGATCTTTAAGAATTTCTTTTCCACTCTTCAACAATCCTTCACGCTTATCATAGTAATCGGAAGCAAGTCGGTCTAATTTACCCCGCAATATTTCTATACTATCGTACTTTGCTTTCTGCCAAGGTGTTGGAATCGGAGTATTCAATAACGTGATATTGCGCCATTTTAAATTTTCCTTTGAATTCGTGCGCGTCACGTTTGGTTCCCACGGTTCAACACCCTTCGGATAGAAATCAACATACGAAACTTGTGAGCTGTAATATTCATCCCCTAAGCCGCCAAAACAATGGCCAAACTCATGCACATAGACATAATCCATTTCCCATTCTTGACCAGCTTTTGCCGGTTTAGTAAAACATGTTGTGTAAAGATTAAAGATTCCACCACCGCCATAACGGTTGTCATTTACAAGAATTGTAATAAAATCATAAGGTGCTGTATCGGCAATATCACGCATTGCCCGATTCTCTTCCGTCAGCACATAGCGGGCAGAACCGAATGTGTTGTACATCGTACCAAGTGCCGTATGTTTCCAGACATTCTGATCGGGCATATCGATGCCGGAATCGTCTGAGATTACTTCCATCGCACGAACATTAAAATCGTTTTTATGCTTTTTGAACGGTTGATACGAGAAAAGCTGATCGGTAAAATGTCTTGCGTCCTTCCTAAATTTCTCCATGTCATTTTTTGCGTACCCATCACCAAGGATGAGAATGTCTACCTTCTTGTCGGTCGGACCATTGACCATCACATCAAACATTGCGAATTTACTTTCCTGTTTCTCACGATTTACAACGGTCGAATTGTTTGGATTAATAACGGTAGAGAAAACTTCTCTAAACGCCATCACTTCGCCGGCGCCAACAAATTTGTCGCGGCGATTAAAACTGACAATGACTTTTCGTTTTGGAAAAGGAAAGCGAACGGTTTCCTGAAATGTCCGCCATGTTCCGCTTATTGCCTCTTCCGTTGTTTGCCATTCACCAAACACCGTTGAATAACCGCGTGAATAAAGAAGCAGGTTGGTTTGAAGATCGCTCACCTTTACAAAACAATCACCAAGATTGAGCGTGTCGAGCAAATTCACTTTACTGCCGGGCCAGGTATTTTCTTCATACACCTTGTCTAAGGTAATTTGCTCTTGTCCTTTCGTCCCAATGTGATAGTAATCCACACGCATGGTGGCATTGGTAAAATTATTATCATAGCTCTGCGATAAGCACACTGAAATTGTGAAGAAAAGTAGGAACAGTGTTTTCATGTTTAAATTCCTATACAATAAGACAGTTGAGGCAATAAGCCGGATACATTGATATCGAACTTATTTCTATCCAACGCCTATGCCCGAGAAAAGCAGGAATGCACTAAGTATGATTAAGATTATCGTCGTTGTCCAACCGATTGTATTTTGCAGCCGGTTGTTGGTATATTCTTCCATGATTTCTTTATTGTTCACAATGATCATCATACAAACAAGCACCATGGGAAGCAGAATGGCATTCAGCACCTGCGTCCAAATAGTAATAGCAATGAGCGGGGCCCCCGGAATCAAAATAATGCCGGAACCGATGAGAATGATGATAGTAAAAAGCGAATAGAATTGTGGAGCTTCGCTAAATTTTTTGTCTATACCTGCTTCAAATCCGAAAGCTTCGCAGACATAGAATGCTGTTGCCAGTGGAAGAATCGCTGCGGAAAAAATCGATGCAACAAATAATCCGAATGCAAATAATTGACCAGCCAAAGCGCCGGCTAACGGCTGCAAGGCCATTGCTGCATCTGCTGCTTCGTTGATTTTAATACCGTTCACGTGAAGCGTCGCGGCACAGGCTACAATGATAAAGAACGCAACAACGACGGTAGCAATGCATCCGAGTACGACATCCCAAATTGTGTATTTATAATCGCTGATTTTTAGTCCTTTTTCAATTACAGCCGATTGCATGTAAAATTGCATCCATGGTGCAACGGTCGTGCCGATAATACCAAGAACGGTGGTGATATATTCACTATCGAATTGCACCGTTGGTGTAATCATTGCTTTGCCAATGACACTCCAGTCGGGACCTGCAATAACGGCTGAAACGACATACGAAAGGAGAAATACGCTGAAAAGGAGGAATACTCTTTCTGCAAATTTATAATTGCCTTTCAGCACAAGCACCCAAACCGCAATAGCTGCAAGCGGAACTGAAATATATTTGCTTACACCGAAGATATTCATACTGCCTGCAACACCTGCAAACTCTGTTGCAGTATTTCCCACATCGGCGACTAAAAGAAAAATAAACATATAGAACGTGATGCGCACGCCAAAGCTTTCGCGTATCAAATCCGCCAGTCCTTTACCGGTGACAATACCCATGCGCGCATTCATTTCCTGTACAGCCAAGAGCGCTATGAACGAAGGAATAAGTGTCCAGAGCAGTTTGTACCCGTACAGTGCACCTGCAACAGAGTACGTGGTAATTCCACCGGCATCGTTATCAACGCTGCCTGTGACGATTCCAGGTCCCAAGATGCTCATGAAGATTAAGAGCTGCCGCAGAGCAGGATTATCTTTGATTCGTTTGAAAAAACTCATGTCACACTGTTTCCTCTTCTTTAATTTCCGGGAACACTGATGCGAGAGCGTCGCGGAAAGATACAAGTCCTTGAAGTTTATCGTTGTCGTCTACAACAGGAATAGCTTCAAAATTATATTTGAAAAAGAGTTTTGCCACGCGACGAATACGCGTATCAATTTGCACCGAAACAGCCTGTTCAATCATAATATCGGCAATCAAGAGGTCTGCGTCACTCATAAGAAGATTTCGTAAACTCACTACGCCGAGAAGCCGTTCGTCATGATCAAGCACATACGCGTATCGATACATCTCAGACTTTTCACATTCAACAATAATACGTTTAAGAACCATCCCCGCGGTCTCTGTTGGTTTAGCGGTAACGAAGTCGGTGTTCATAATACTGCCGACGCTGTACATTGAAAGAGTAGAAAGCTCTTTTAATTCTGTTACTTTTTCCGGCGTCAGAAGTGTATACACCGCCTGGCGTTTCTGTGTATCGCATGCTTCCAGCAAATCCACTGCTTCGTCCATCTGCATTTCGTTGATGATCGGTGCAAGCCTGAGCGGCTCCATTGATTCAACAATTTGTAGACGATTCTTGAATTGCATTTCCTGAAGCGTTTGAGCAGCGGTAAAGTTGTCGAGTGACTCAATGAGAGCGATACGTTCGTCGGTTCCGAGATCTTCGAGAATATCTGCAAGATCGGCGGGATGAATCTCGGATAACTTCGATGCATCCGTCTTTAATTGTACTGACGCGTAGACAGAAGACGTGGCAGTAGGCTGTACATACTTCCATGAAACAAACTCATCTTTGATATCGCGGTCCGTTACCCAGCGGAAGGCGCCGTTTACCACGTGCAGAATTCCAATTCTGCGCAAAATTCCTTTCAAGCCGATGTCGATATGTACTACCCAGAGGTTGGTACTTTCTTTCGCCTTGTCTTCGATGAGCAATTGCAGATCGTTCACACGAACGATTTTATATCCTTCTGTCGAAATGATTTGCTTGTCTAAAAATGTTTTACAGATAAGAATTTCATTTTCTGCTGCTTTTACTTGCTGCTCACCACCATTTGCGGGGTACTCCACTGCAATGTGTTCTTTAAACACCATGCGTTTGACATTGCTCCATGGAATGTAGATTGGCTGTTTACCGCGATGTGTTCGCACCATGAGTCCTGTGACACGCGGATAAACCTGCATGGTCGTGGCAGCAAGGTCTACTAACTTACCGATTCGTTTGTTATCACTGATTCTTAGTACCGGTAAATTAACAAATTCGCTAAGATAGGAAAATTTTACTACCTCAAGAGCCATAAATAGTTTTCCACGTTATATTAACTTCTCTCGTACAATTTTTGCTATAATAAGCATTTCATAATCATTTGGTGTCAGCGGCATGGTACGGCTGAAATTTCCTACTTGGCATCCAAAAATTTCAATCGTTGAAAAATGAAGTGATTTCAACATCCACGTAATTTCTGATGGCATATAATAACGCTCATTGCATTGAAGGGTCAGCACCTGACCGTCATCGTCTGTAACTTCGAATCTAGAACTATCACGCAATGTCATTGCATTGAATACGTGTCCGCTGCTCGTTCCTTCAACGGTGTTTGAATTCAGAAATTCTTCAATAGAATGAGCCAGCGGAAAAAGTGCATTGAGTGTTGTCAAAATAAATGTACCGCCGGATTTCAATGCTCTCGCCGCTCCTTGCAAGATAGCAAAGTTCATCTCGTCGGTTTCCATCAATGGAAATCCACCTTCACACAACATAATGGCAACATCAAATTCATGGGAGAGCTTGAGATCTCGTGCATCTGTATGAATAAACTCCACAACGGTCTGTGCTTCTAATGCTTTCTCTCGAGCTCGTCTCAGCTGGGATTCGGAAAAATCGATTCCGGTAACTTTGTATCCGCGTTTCGCTAATTCTATAGAATGTCTTCCCGTACCGCAGCCGATATCCAGAATCCGTTTTGTCCGATCACCGTGAAGTTCTCCTTCAATAAAATCAACTTCTTGAATAGTCCCCTGTGTGAACGTCTCTTTGTCATAGGTTCGGGCATAATTCTGAAATAATATTTCGTACCATTGTTTCATGTCATAAACTCCCGAATTTCCATGAAGAATTTGCATTGTCCGATGTTTAAACTAAAAGAGTTTATCATCTCCGATTAAAATAAGAATTCTTTTTTAGAAATAAACACTTAATCACGAAAAATATTCCTTTTTTCTTTAACTCATAGACTGATTCCCGAACACCGACAACACACTGCTTACTCATTTGAAACTCATCTTTCTTTTTCGTACCATCGAAGTGTCTGACACACACGTACTGCAGGAAATTCTCTTGTCAATACTCTCTTTTATTTTTCTTTTCGCTGGTGGATTCATTGCCGGCACTTTTGGCGCACTGCTCGGACTCGGCGGCGGGGTGCTGCTTATTCCATTTCTGGTGATGGTTCTCAATATTCCGATGCACCAAGCGATTGCGACCAGTATTATTGCTGTTATTGCCACATCGAGCGCTGGCGCCGCAATGAACCTTGAACGCCGCACAGTTCATATGCGGCTCGGAATGCTTCTGGAAATCGCTACGGTCACCGGTGCAATACTTGGAGGGATTACAGCAAACTATTTAAGCGCAACCATCCTTGCAAAACTCTTTTCAGGATTACTATTTTTCGTTGCAATCATAATGCTTTGGCGGATACGTCAACATAACGGCCAAGAGATACTCCATACCGATGGTATTCTTCCCGGTACTTTTACCGATGATGCCACTGGGACGACTGTCCATTATACGGTAAAGAAAGTGCCTGTTGCGATGCTGATTTCGCTCGTTGCAGGTAATGTTTCTGGTTTGCTTGGCGTTGGCGGAGGGATTTTCAAAGTACCTGCGATGCATATTCTTTCCGGTATTCCAATGAAAGCAGCAACAGCCACAAGCAATTTTATGATTGGCGTGACCGCAGCAGCTAGTGCGTTCATTTATTTTGCACATGGACATCTAAATCCATTTGTCGCTTCTACAGCTGCACTTGGTGTCCTTGCCGGTTCTATGACAGGTGTGCGCATAAGCCGTAAAATTCAAAGCAAAGTACTGACATGGGTATTTGCGCTAGCTTTGTTGGGGATTTCTATTCAATTATATTTAAGATAGAGATATGCCAGACATTAATTTCATATCAAACGATTCACATCACGCTGCTGAACGCTGGACAAGCCGCGTTCTTCGGCTTGGTGTTTGGGTGAGCGCTAGTTTAATGATTTTTGGATTGCTCCTTGCAACAATTTCTCCATCGTTAATCGTTCCCCTTTCCACAAATCCTTCGTTGAGCAATTTGGCGGAGCAGATGTTTTCTAATACATTTGATCCGGTAACTGTAATGTTTGCCGGGCTTGTGTTACTTATGTTTACGCCAATTCTTCGCGTCATCACTGCAGTTTTCGGTTTCGCCGTCGAACGAGATTGGCGCTTTGTGTTTGTCTCATCCATTGTTCTTTTGATGTTGATAGGAGAAATTGTATATTCAATTTTTTTGAAAGGTTAAAATCGATGTCGTTTACACAGCGTCTGCGCGAAGTTCAAATTAATCAAAATTCTCTTTTATGCATCGGTCTTGATGTAGATGAGAATAAAATTCCAGCGCATATACAATCTATGAGGAATCCTGTGCTGGAGTTCAATCGCCGGATTATTGAAGCGACACATGACCTCGTCTGCGCATATAAGCCGAATCTTGCCTTCTACGAAGCGACGGGTGAAAGTGGAATTACTGCGTTGCGAGAGACCCTGAAGATCATTCCTAAATCTGTTCTTACTATCGGTGATGGAAAGCGTGGTGATATTGGAAATACAGCAGAGCGATATGCTCAATCGCTTTTTAGTGATTTCGGCTTTGATTCGGCGACAGTAAATCCGTACATGGGGTTTGATTCTATTGCACCTTTTCTCGCGGATCCAGAAAAAGGAGTTTTTATTCTTGCGCTTACTTCCAATGCTGGTTCTAAGGATTTCCAGCGTTTAAAAGTTGGAACGAAACCATTATATGAAAAAGTAGTATACCGTGTAAAGAAATGGGACAAGTATCAGAACATCGGTCTCGTTGTTGGTGCCACACATCCGAAAGAATTGCGATGCATACGTAAGATTGTTCCAAATATGCCGCTTCTCATCCCTGGTGTTGGTAAGCAGGGCGGCGATTTGAAATCGGCAATTCGTAACGGCTGCGACAAACACGGACAGCTTGCCGTCATCAACGCAAGCCGCAGTATCATCTTTGCATCATCAGGAATAGATTTTGCGGAAGCGGCACGATCAGAAGCAAAGAAGATGGTGGAAGAAATGAGAAAGTACGTTGAACAATTAAATAATTGAGTCGTTGAGTATTTGTCCGATTGGGTAATGCAACTCAGGGAGGTGTATTATGAACCGTCGCACACACAATATCCACGAGCGGTTCCTTCGTCACATCTGGAGCAAACAGTATCTTACCGCCGCTCTGCAGACGGCAGACGGCAAAACCCTAAAAGTTTTCGACGTCGGTCAATTAAATTCCGACGGTGGACCAGATTTTTTCAACGCAAAAATAAAAATCGCTGGTGTGACGTACGTGGGTGATGTTGAGATTCACCGTACAGTGTTCGAGTGGCTTCAGCATCAACATCAAGAAGATCCACGCTACAATAAAGTCATCCTCCACGTTGTTCTGGAAACCACCAGCGACGCTCCTCCAACACTTGCCCACAGCGGCAGGCGGATTCCCATCCTTGTGCTCGGTCAGTTTCTTTCAGATTCCATCCAGAGCATATGGCACAAAGCTATTCTCGACGAACGCGCAAAGAAGTCAGAAACAATTCAATGCTTCGGCAAGAACCATGTCTTGACATCCGATGCGATCGATCATTGGCTTACAAAGTTAGCTATTGCACGGCTTGAATTAAAGCTTCGCCGGTTTGAGGAACGATTGAAACAGCTTGCACGCGAACGCCGCATGACGTTGCGCGAATGGCAGCGCCCGTACGGTGAACTGCCGGTGGAGGGTGAACACGATGAAATTCCGCCGCCAATTCTTGAGTTGACACAAAAAGATTTTTCTAACAAAGAATTATGGGAACAAGTTCTTTACGAAGG encodes:
- a CDS encoding M64 family metallo-endopeptidase codes for the protein MKTLFLLFFTISVCLSQSYDNNFTNATMRVDYYHIGTKGQEQITLDKVYEENTWPGSKVNLLDTLNLGDCFVKVSDLQTNLLLYSRGYSTVFGEWQTTEEAISGTWRTFQETVRFPFPKRKVIVSFNRRDKFVGAGEVMAFREVFSTVINPNNSTVVNREKQESKFAMFDVMVNGPTDKKVDILILGDGYAKNDMEKFRKDARHFTDQLFSYQPFKKHKNDFNVRAMEVISDDSGIDMPDQNVWKHTALGTMYNTFGSARYVLTEENRAMRDIADTAPYDFITILVNDNRYGGGGIFNLYTTCFTKPAKAGQEWEMDYVYVHEFGHCFGGLGDEYYSSQVSYVDFYPKGVEPWEPNVTRTNSKENLKWRNITLLNTPIPTPWQKAKYDSIEILRGKLDRLASDYYDKREGLLKSGKEILKDPKWIGIVGAFEGSGYTSKDMYRPAIDCKMFTFNPVDFDPVCAAAIERIIEMYIK
- a CDS encoding DUF1634 domain-containing protein, whose translation is MPDINFISNDSHHAAERWTSRVLRLGVWVSASLMIFGLLLATISPSLIVPLSTNPSLSNLAEQMFSNTFDPVTVMFAGLVLLMFTPILRVITAVFGFAVERDWRFVFVSSIVLLMLIGEIVYSIFLKG
- a CDS encoding Nramp family divalent metal transporter → MSFFKRIKDNPALRQLLIFMSILGPGIVTGSVDNDAGGITTYSVAGALYGYKLLWTLIPSFIALLAVQEMNARMGIVTGKGLADLIRESFGVRITFYMFIFLLVADVGNTATEFAGVAGSMNIFGVSKYISVPLAAIAVWVLVLKGNYKFAERVFLLFSVFLLSYVVSAVIAGPDWSVIGKAMITPTVQFDSEYITTVLGIIGTTVAPWMQFYMQSAVIEKGLKISDYKYTIWDVVLGCIATVVVAFFIIVACAATLHVNGIKINEAADAAMALQPLAGALAGQLFAFGLFVASIFSAAILPLATAFYVCEAFGFEAGIDKKFSEAPQFYSLFTIIILIGSGIILIPGAPLIAITIWTQVLNAILLPMVLVCMMIIVNNKEIMEEYTNNRLQNTIGWTTTIILIILSAFLLFSGIGVG
- the pyrF gene encoding orotidine-5'-phosphate decarboxylase; translated protein: MSFTQRLREVQINQNSLLCIGLDVDENKIPAHIQSMRNPVLEFNRRIIEATHDLVCAYKPNLAFYEATGESGITALRETLKIIPKSVLTIGDGKRGDIGNTAERYAQSLFSDFGFDSATVNPYMGFDSIAPFLADPEKGVFILALTSNAGSKDFQRLKVGTKPLYEKVVYRVKKWDKYQNIGLVVGATHPKELRCIRKIVPNMPLLIPGVGKQGGDLKSAIRNGCDKHGQLAVINASRSIIFASSGIDFAEAARSEAKKMVEEMRKYVEQLNN
- a CDS encoding class I SAM-dependent methyltransferase, encoding MKQWYEILFQNYARTYDKETFTQGTIQEVDFIEGELHGDRTKRILDIGCGTGRHSIELAKRGYKVTGIDFSESQLRRAREKALEAQTVVEFIHTDARDLKLSHEFDVAIMLCEGGFPLMETDEMNFAILQGAARALKSGGTFILTTLNALFPLAHSIEEFLNSNTVEGTSSGHVFNAMTLRDSSRFEVTDDDGQVLTLQCNERYYMPSEITWMLKSLHFSTIEIFGCQVGNFSRTMPLTPNDYEMLIIAKIVREKLI
- a CDS encoding sulfite exporter TauE/SafE family protein, whose protein sequence is MSILSFIFLFAGGFIAGTFGALLGLGGGVLLIPFLVMVLNIPMHQAIATSIIAVIATSSAGAAMNLERRTVHMRLGMLLEIATVTGAILGGITANYLSATILAKLFSGLLFFVAIIMLWRIRQHNGQEILHTDGILPGTFTDDATGTTVHYTVKKVPVAMLISLVAGNVSGLLGVGGGIFKVPAMHILSGIPMKAATATSNFMIGVTAAASAFIYFAHGHLNPFVASTAALGVLAGSMTGVRISRKIQSKVLTWVFALALLGISIQLYLR
- a CDS encoding SDR family oxidoreductase; amino-acid sequence: MKTNPIALITGASNGIGLELAKIFARESHDLALVARSHDKLKYIAEDLQQTYGVQVKYYAKDLSISSTPEEIFEVLQSEGGNIDVLVNNAGFGWRGEFSQMELTDVLGMIQVNITALTHLTRLFLPGMIERRRGKILNMASTAAFQPGPMMATYYASKAYVLSFSEALSEELKGTGVTATAFCPGPTATGFGKRAGFVNEKIFGDLLSMDSHTVALEGYKGLMKRKPLVISGWKNWLGTQLVRFIPRPLPARLIKKVQQKRGG
- a CDS encoding CBS domain-containing protein; this translates as MALEVVKFSYLSEFVNLPVLRISDNKRIGKLVDLAATTMQVYPRVTGLMVRTHRGKQPIYIPWSNVKRMVFKEHIAVEYPANGGEQQVKAAENEILICKTFLDKQIISTEGYKIVRVNDLQLLIEDKAKESTNLWVVHIDIGLKGILRRIGILHVVNGAFRWVTDRDIKDEFVSWKYVQPTATSSVYASVQLKTDASKLSEIHPADLADILEDLGTDERIALIESLDNFTAAQTLQEMQFKNRLQIVESMEPLRLAPIINEMQMDEAVDLLEACDTQKRQAVYTLLTPEKVTELKELSTLSMYSVGSIMNTDFVTAKPTETAGMVLKRIIVECEKSEMYRYAYVLDHDERLLGVVSLRNLLMSDADLLIADIMIEQAVSVQIDTRIRRVAKLFFKYNFEAIPVVDDNDKLQGLVSFRDALASVFPEIKEEETV